From the genome of Anabrus simplex isolate iqAnaSimp1 chromosome X, ASM4041472v1, whole genome shotgun sequence, one region includes:
- the LOC137503233 gene encoding zinc finger protein ZFP2-like, whose product MRTHTGEKPYSCNICNKSFKLKGILTVHMRTHTAEKPYICNICGKSFIQSAEKPYRCNICSKSFTTIGRLTDHMHTHTGEKPYSCNICGKSFIQRGKLIEHMRTHTGEQPYSCNMCNKSFTTKGRLTDHMHSHTSEKPYSCDVCEKSFIKRGKLTEHMRTHTGEKPYSCNVCSKSFIQKGILTLHMRTHTGEKPYSCNICGKSFIQRGKLIEHMPTHTGERPYICNICSKSFTTKGRLTDHMHTHTSRKPYSCDVCGKSFIKRGKLTEHMRTHTGVMPYSCKMRTHTGDKPYRCNVCGKS is encoded by the exons atgcggacccatacaggcgagaagccatacagttgcaatatctgtAACAAATCATTCAAACTGAAAGGCATCctaaccgttcatatgcggacccatacagccGAGAAGCCATACatttgcaatatctgtggcaaatcattcattcagagtg ccgagaagccatacaggtgcaatatctgtagcaaatcattcaccaCGATAGGCAGGCTGACCGATCATATGCatactcatacaggcgagaagccatacagctgcaatatctgtggcaaatcattcatacagagaggtaaactaatcgaacatatgcggacccatacaggcgagcagccttacagctgcaatatgtgtaacaaatcattcacaacgaaaggcaggcTGACCGATCATATGCATTCCCATAcaagcgagaagccatacagctgcgatGTCTGTGAAAAATCATTCATAAaaagaggtaaactaaccgaacatatgcggacccatacaggcgagaagccttacagctgcaatgtctgtagcaaatcattcatacagaaaggcattctaaccctTCATATGCGtacgcatacaggcgagaagccatacagttgcaatatctgtggcaaatcattcatacagagaggtaaactaatcgaacatatgccgacccatacaggcgaaaGGCCTTACATCTGCAatatctgtagcaaatcattcacaacgaaaggcaggcTGACGGATCATATGCATACCCACACAAGCAGGAAGCCATACAGCTgcgatgtctgtggcaaatcattcataaagagaggtaaactaaccgaacatatgcggactcatacaggcgtgaTGCCTTACAGTTGCAAG atgcggacccatacaggcgacaagccttacaggtgcaatgtctgtggcaaatca